The following are encoded together in the Pedobacter steynii genome:
- a CDS encoding phage tail protein has product MPNDTYVGEINMFAGNFAIRNTALCNGQILAIQQNTALFSLLGTTYGGNGSTTFMLPNLMGKCPIHRSDTHPLGETAGTESVTLLQTEMPTHDHGQAVQAAIGTGGAAVTATAIDSLPGTTTGTALYTSNPTNTFMTPLTTNLSGPTSIAGSSHPHNNLQPYLAVNFLISLYGIFPARN; this is encoded by the coding sequence ATGCCAAACGATACCTACGTTGGTGAGATTAACATGTTCGCCGGCAATTTTGCAATTAGAAACACAGCCTTATGCAATGGTCAGATCTTGGCCATTCAGCAAAACACGGCTCTGTTTTCCCTTCTAGGGACAACCTATGGAGGCAACGGTTCAACCACTTTTATGCTGCCAAACCTGATGGGGAAATGTCCGATACATCGCAGCGATACCCATCCTTTAGGGGAAACGGCCGGTACTGAATCGGTCACTCTGCTCCAAACAGAAATGCCAACTCACGACCATGGTCAGGCCGTACAGGCTGCCATCGGCACAGGAGGAGCTGCAGTTACTGCTACAGCGATAGATTCTTTGCCAGGAACCACTACGGGAACAGCCTTATACACCAGTAACCCCACGAATACCTTTATGACTCCGCTGACGACAAACCTCAGTGGCCCGACCAGTATAGCCGGCAGTAGCCATCCTCACAACAACCTGCAACCCTATCTGGCTGTAAACTTTTTAATTTCCCTGTATGGAATCTTTCCTGCAAGAAACTAA
- a CDS encoding response regulator transcription factor, with the protein MDLIKLAIADDHKIFREGLKFTLEDYVQLNLIIEATDGKDLIAQITNNKPDVILMDIKMPEMDGMQAITYIHQHFSDTKILVLSMHNEDKYILNAMRLGASGYLLKNAEPEEILDAIVTAHTKGFYFNDNLSVTMAKELLGANFMHRLHEKDARLNEREIEVLKLICEEYCNTEIADKLFLSVRTVEGYRTRLLEKIGSKNVAGLVMYAVKNGIVTI; encoded by the coding sequence ATGGACTTAATAAAATTAGCTATTGCTGATGATCATAAAATTTTCCGTGAAGGTTTAAAGTTCACTTTAGAAGATTATGTCCAACTAAACTTAATTATAGAAGCAACTGACGGAAAAGACTTAATTGCTCAGATTACCAATAACAAACCCGATGTTATTTTAATGGACATTAAAATGCCCGAGATGGATGGCATGCAGGCGATCACCTATATTCATCAACATTTCTCAGACACTAAAATCCTGGTGCTTTCTATGCATAACGAAGACAAATATATTTTAAATGCGATGCGTTTGGGGGCTTCAGGTTATCTCTTGAAAAACGCCGAACCTGAAGAAATACTGGATGCTATTGTAACCGCGCACACTAAAGGTTTTTATTTTAATGACAATCTATCCGTGACGATGGCTAAAGAATTGTTGGGTGCAAATTTCATGCATCGTTTACATGAAAAAGACGCCCGGCTAAATGAACGCGAAATTGAAGTACTTAAACTTATTTGTGAAGAATACTGCAATACTGAGATCGCCGATAAATTATTTTTAAGTGTACGTACTGTTGAAGGTTACCGTACCAGATTGTTGGAAAAAATAGGTTCTAAAAACGTTGCAGGCCTGGTTATGTACGCAGTAAAGAATGGAATAGTTACTATATAA
- a CDS encoding phage tail protein, giving the protein MSLEAYIGDISIVAFDFAPKNWATCSGQLLSIAQNQALFSILGTTYGGNGTTNFQLPNFQGKTPVHVGQGLGQYFTLGQTGGEYAHTLTNSEMPAHQHLVSNAGVVKAKTGPLADQTSPVNNYFATNAAETKRFTAVPDTTMGTISSLTTATAGSSSPHENMQPYLVLNFVICLYGMFPSRN; this is encoded by the coding sequence ATGTCACTCGAAGCTTATATCGGCGATATCAGCATTGTCGCCTTTGACTTTGCCCCAAAAAACTGGGCCACCTGCAGCGGACAACTCTTATCAATTGCTCAAAACCAAGCCTTATTTTCTATCCTGGGGACTACTTATGGAGGAAATGGAACAACCAATTTTCAACTACCCAACTTTCAGGGCAAAACACCTGTTCATGTCGGGCAAGGTCTTGGTCAGTATTTTACACTCGGACAAACCGGTGGGGAATATGCCCATACTTTAACCAATAGCGAAATGCCCGCACACCAACATTTGGTATCTAATGCGGGGGTGGTAAAAGCAAAAACAGGACCTTTGGCAGATCAGACCTCTCCGGTAAATAATTATTTCGCTACTAATGCGGCAGAAACGAAGCGATTTACTGCAGTCCCGGATACCACAATGGGAACCATTTCATCACTGACTACAGCAACCGCCGGATCTTCCAGTCCTCATGAAAACATGCAACCCTACCTGGTACTGAATTTTGTCATCTGTTTATACGGTATGTTTCCTTCACGCAATTAA
- a CDS encoding ABC transporter substrate-binding protein, with product MKTGILLPRSSTHPLISYNFMDGIHTFLKHRGLSNEIECITASIGYGTDTALIQQEAERLILEHRVDLLVIFADYPVVECLFPVVTSLNKLLIIVNHGAKYPPSWAASPNVIHHSLNNASNCWLTGKLAAKENKSAALVSSFYDGGYSITHAIAASFMDDSGQIAFNFVGHQQKEQFNTKPLISFLKTKPEVDSLLATLSGELGPELYLQLREQAADKNLKLYACPVLLEESLYEGNLNPEESIAVSGYTSWFKASEEEENQAYCQTFKKETNREPDSFGVLGWDTGLMLKTILEISEDKALDAKTIVQHPDLQKLRGAKGEMRLHAYTQHYISPVHYLHSGVGKEVSKHHDLSLEMVEASFNELINFEIQGPSSQWLNTYLCS from the coding sequence ATGAAAACAGGTATACTATTACCCAGATCCAGTACTCACCCATTGATCTCCTACAATTTTATGGATGGCATCCATACCTTCCTTAAACATAGGGGACTGAGCAATGAAATAGAATGTATTACCGCTTCTATAGGTTACGGGACAGACACGGCCTTAATCCAACAGGAAGCAGAACGTTTAATCCTCGAACACCGGGTAGATTTACTGGTTATCTTTGCAGATTATCCCGTGGTAGAATGCCTGTTTCCTGTAGTTACTTCTCTCAACAAATTATTAATCATAGTAAACCACGGGGCTAAATATCCCCCTTCATGGGCAGCAAGTCCCAATGTGATTCACCATAGCCTGAACAATGCATCAAATTGCTGGTTAACCGGAAAATTGGCTGCAAAAGAAAATAAATCGGCCGCATTGGTAAGCTCATTTTACGACGGGGGTTATTCCATTACTCATGCAATTGCTGCTTCCTTTATGGACGATTCCGGACAAATTGCTTTTAACTTTGTCGGCCACCAGCAAAAGGAACAATTCAACACCAAACCACTCATCTCCTTCCTCAAAACAAAACCCGAAGTCGACTCGTTATTGGCAACACTAAGCGGTGAACTTGGTCCGGAGCTTTATCTTCAACTTCGTGAACAGGCGGCTGATAAAAATTTAAAACTTTATGCCTGTCCAGTATTATTGGAAGAATCGCTATACGAAGGCAACTTAAATCCTGAAGAAAGCATTGCCGTTTCAGGATATACCTCCTGGTTTAAAGCATCAGAAGAGGAAGAAAACCAGGCATATTGCCAGACCTTTAAAAAAGAAACCAACAGAGAACCCGATTCTTTTGGCGTTTTAGGCTGGGATACCGGCCTGATGCTTAAAACAATTCTGGAAATCTCAGAGGATAAAGCCCTCGATGCAAAAACGATAGTTCAACATCCGGATCTACAAAAGCTTCGGGGGGCTAAGGGTGAAATGCGTTTGCATGCGTACACCCAACATTACATTTCTCCGGTACATTATCTGCATAGTGGAGTCGGTAAAGAGGTATCTAAACATCACGACTTATCCCTGGAAATGGTGGAAGCCTCTTTTAATGAACTGATTAATTTCGAAATACAAGGCCCTTCATCGCAATGGCTAAATACATATCTCTGCTCATAA
- a CDS encoding sensor histidine kinase — protein MQTTENDITEVLIIGTLVVVLLLVFLFLFVILYQRKTLKYQEEKRKMQAEVQNSFLRAVFETQESERKRLSVDLHDSVGQVLSAIKLNLHRIDKLSGNAENASALLACTRNLTDECIQEIRNIIHNVLPPVLIDFGLTDALQDLCNYVQQNTGMQVIYSQNLNGERFKPEIEITLYRMIQELFGNAIKHAQASIIEITLSKEAELLCLNFKDNGIGFNKKTIVHGFGLKNLQSRSQLIKADIKTCSEIEKGTQTTITLNINKLDS, from the coding sequence TTGCAAACCACGGAAAACGATATAACCGAAGTACTCATTATTGGTACACTTGTGGTAGTTTTGCTACTGGTATTTTTGTTTTTGTTTGTCATCCTTTACCAACGAAAGACCTTAAAATACCAGGAAGAAAAACGTAAAATGCAGGCTGAAGTACAGAACAGTTTCTTGCGCGCAGTTTTTGAAACGCAGGAAAGTGAACGCAAGCGCTTATCAGTTGACCTGCACGATAGCGTCGGACAGGTATTATCAGCGATCAAATTAAACCTGCATCGCATTGATAAATTATCTGGAAATGCCGAAAATGCCTCCGCCCTGCTGGCCTGTACCCGCAACTTAACCGACGAATGTATACAGGAAATACGCAACATTATTCATAATGTGTTGCCTCCGGTTTTAATAGATTTTGGATTGACCGATGCACTGCAGGATCTGTGCAATTATGTACAGCAAAATACGGGCATGCAGGTCATTTATAGTCAGAATTTAAATGGAGAACGCTTTAAACCAGAAATAGAAATCACACTCTACCGCATGATACAAGAGCTGTTTGGCAATGCCATAAAACATGCGCAGGCTTCCATAATTGAAATTACTTTAAGCAAAGAAGCGGAACTGCTCTGCTTAAATTTTAAGGACAATGGCATCGGCTTTAATAAAAAAACCATTGTACATGGCTTTGGTTTGAAAAACCTGCAAAGCCGGTCCCAACTTATAAAAGCTGACATCAAAACCTGTTCAGAAATCGAAAAAGGCACCCAAACTACGATTACTTTAAATATCAATAAACTTGACAGTTAA
- a CDS encoding phage tail protein, which translates to MDQPYLGEITIFAGNFPPLGWRFCDGQLLAISENDALFALIGTTYGGDGVTTFALPDLRGRVPIHQGSYAGRTFILGQSSGSESVTLLTNNLPMHNHGVNGDISFKTRSDSAGNFASPDDHYIAQAPLKKFFGRTVTTDKMAPLTCSGIIGPAGNSMPHDNMQPYLALHFIIAEYGVFPSRN; encoded by the coding sequence ATGGATCAACCATATTTAGGAGAAATCACCATTTTTGCAGGAAATTTTCCACCTCTTGGCTGGAGGTTTTGCGACGGACAGTTATTAGCTATTTCTGAAAATGATGCCTTATTTGCCCTTATTGGAACCACCTATGGTGGAGACGGTGTGACCACCTTTGCCTTACCAGATTTACGGGGCCGCGTTCCCATCCATCAAGGCTCCTATGCTGGAAGAACATTTATTCTGGGTCAATCATCTGGAAGCGAATCCGTTACACTACTTACCAATAACCTTCCAATGCATAACCATGGTGTAAACGGAGATATCAGCTTTAAGACACGGAGTGATTCAGCAGGAAATTTCGCTTCTCCTGATGACCACTATATCGCACAGGCTCCTTTAAAAAAGTTCTTTGGCCGAACGGTAACTACAGATAAGATGGCGCCGCTTACCTGTTCAGGTATCATTGGACCGGCAGGTAACTCTATGCCACATGACAATATGCAACCTTATTTAGCACTACACTTTATCATCGCAGAGTATGGAGTTTTTCCATCACGCAATTAA
- a CDS encoding DUF4142 domain-containing protein, whose translation MNKLHTIAISALLSCLFYSCATSRSSSTEEKKKRTKITTIKPGIKNPTGSVINASGDGLSQGINQPKGAGSRENATHIASNAIERANELAKSKQQKLDGLTSTELINGMIAAQQTEISVSSNTRKTTANDKIRDYASMILNGHATLTGELKNLSTQKNIALREEVSLKKASKTDLEFVKMMIESNRNLISLYTAMSHSEDPELKAFALKQLPALRKHLEAAQELTKEVKPN comes from the coding sequence ATGAATAAACTCCATACCATCGCAATTTCAGCCCTGCTATCCTGCCTCTTTTACTCCTGCGCGACTTCCAGAAGTTCGTCCACGGAAGAGAAAAAGAAACGTACAAAAATAACCACCATTAAACCCGGCATTAAGAACCCTACAGGATCGGTAATTAATGCAAGCGGCGACGGACTTTCACAGGGCATTAATCAGCCAAAGGGTGCTGGCTCAAGAGAAAATGCAACTCATATTGCCAGCAATGCCATTGAAAGGGCAAACGAACTGGCAAAAAGTAAACAGCAAAAACTGGACGGACTTACAAGTACAGAGCTGATCAACGGAATGATAGCCGCACAGCAAACAGAGATCAGTGTAAGCAGTAATACCCGGAAAACAACGGCAAATGATAAAATCAGAGACTATGCCAGCATGATTCTTAATGGCCATGCTACACTTACAGGTGAACTGAAAAACCTTTCTACACAGAAAAATATTGCACTGAGAGAAGAAGTTTCATTAAAAAAAGCTTCTAAAACCGATCTGGAATTTGTTAAAATGATGATAGAAAGCAACCGCAACCTCATCTCACTTTACACGGCAATGAGTCATTCTGAAGATCCGGAGCTGAAAGCCTTTGCTCTAAAGCAATTGCCAGCCTTGAGAAAACACCTGGAGGCCGCTCAGGAATTGACTAAAGAAGTAAAACCGAATTAA
- a CDS encoding WG repeat-containing protein produces the protein MSYPFSIFFTIFFLLMSNVHAQKNEQTKESILYYFCSPDSAFVGVKDQLGNIIIPATYRAGFNYDFKHPITDPVIEFQDTDVQPKRKDSPAIPIGDVYSREGKFLYHAQFFDNGLDYYSEGFRRYVDGDKIGFADKYGNKVIPAQWNFATPFHYGYSRVYTGKWTRKYDKSDEHWTVVPDAPDTDIHMINVKGEKVSPLAKQQNPKDYFSDGNYYPYPFSYTAKEQKIADQLNSLEVLGLIARLRFSDEQQDTPRLQFEITEWPTSRFPYYTLQGYQNQRAEDDYIFTVSEDGKNIFHYSFFITEEQKSLQKWIVSELEECKKYIRNHPNAPYRFDVKKHLKEWKNK, from the coding sequence ATGTCTTATCCCTTTTCAATTTTCTTTACTATTTTCTTTTTACTCATGTCCAATGTTCATGCGCAAAAGAACGAGCAGACAAAGGAAAGTATACTATATTATTTTTGCAGCCCGGACAGCGCTTTTGTAGGAGTAAAAGATCAGCTGGGTAACATCATTATTCCGGCTACGTATCGTGCAGGTTTCAATTACGATTTCAAACATCCCATTACCGATCCTGTAATAGAATTCCAGGACACAGATGTTCAACCCAAAAGAAAAGACAGTCCGGCTATCCCCATAGGCGATGTCTACAGCCGGGAAGGCAAATTTTTATATCATGCCCAATTCTTCGATAATGGTCTGGACTATTATTCGGAAGGCTTTCGTCGTTACGTAGATGGTGATAAAATTGGATTTGCTGATAAATATGGCAATAAAGTGATCCCTGCACAATGGAATTTCGCTACTCCTTTTCATTATGGTTACAGTAGGGTGTATACCGGGAAATGGACAAGAAAGTACGATAAGAGCGATGAACACTGGACTGTAGTACCAGACGCTCCCGATACGGATATCCATATGATCAACGTTAAAGGAGAAAAAGTAAGCCCTTTGGCGAAACAACAGAACCCGAAAGATTATTTTTCGGACGGCAATTATTACCCTTACCCGTTTTCCTATACAGCTAAAGAACAAAAAATCGCAGATCAGCTCAACAGCCTTGAGGTATTAGGTCTGATAGCCCGGCTCAGATTCAGCGATGAGCAACAGGATACCCCCAGATTACAATTTGAAATTACCGAATGGCCTACCAGTCGTTTCCCTTATTATACCTTGCAGGGTTACCAGAATCAGCGGGCAGAAGATGACTACATATTTACGGTGTCTGAAGATGGCAAAAACATCTTCCATTACTCTTTTTTTATCACTGAAGAGCAGAAATCCTTACAAAAATGGATAGTTTCTGAGTTAGAAGAATGTAAAAAATACATCAGAAATCACCCCAATGCTCCGTATAGGTTTGATGTAAAAAAACATTTGAAAGAATGGAAGAATAAGTAG